From the Homo sapiens chromosome 1, GRCh38.p14 Primary Assembly genome, one window contains:
- the CELF3 gene encoding CUGBP Elav-like family member 3 isoform 4 (isoform 4 is encoded by transcript variant 4) has translation MKEPDAIKLFVGQIPRHLEEKDLKPIFEQFGRIFELTVIKDKYTGLHKGCAFLTYCARDSALKAQSALHEQKTLPGMNRPIQVKPADSESRGEDRKLFVGMLGKQQTDEDVRKMFEPFGTIDECTVLRGPDGTSKGCAFVKFQTHAEAQAAINTLHSSRTLPGASSSLVVKFADTEKERGLRRMQQVATQLGMFSPIALQFGAYSAYTQALMQQQAALVAAHSAYLSPMATMAAVQMQHMAAINANGLIATPITPSSGTSTPPAIAATPVSAIPAALGVNGYSPVPTQPTGQPAPDALYPNGVHPYPAQSPAAPVDPLQQAYAGMQHYTAYPAAYSLVAPAFPQPPALVAQQPPPPPQQQQQQQQQQQQQQQREGPDGCNIFIYHLPQEFTDSEILQMFVPFGHVISAKVFVDRATNQSKCFGFVSFDNPASAQAAIQAMNGFQIGMKRLKVQLKRPKDANRPY, from the exons ATGAAGGAGCCGGATGCCATCAAGCTGTTTGTGGGGCAGATCCCGAGGCATCTGGAGGAGAAGGACCTGAAGCCCATCTTCGAACAGTTTGGTCGGATCTTTGAGCTGACTGTCATCAAGGACAAGTACACCGGGCTGCACAAGG GATGTGCCTTCCTGACATACTGTGCCCGGGATTCAGCCCTGAAGGCCCAGAGCGCCCTGCACGAACAGAAGACGCTTCCAGGG aTGAACAGGCCGATCCAGGTCAAGCCAGCCGACAGCGAGAGCCGAGGAG AAGACCGGAAGCTCTTTGTGGGGATGCTAGGGAAGCAGCAGACAGATGAGGACGTCCGGAAGATGTTTGAGCCCTTCGGGACCATCGACGAGTGCACTGTGCTCCGGGGGCCAGATGGCACCAGCAAAG GCTGCGCCTTCGTGAAGTTCCAGACCCACGCTGAGGCCCAGGCGGCCATCAACACCCTTCACAGCAGCCGGACCCTGCCA GGTGCCTCGTCCAGCCTGGTGGTGAAGTTTGCTGACACTGAGAAGGAGCGAGGTCTCCGCCGCATGCAGCAGGTGGCCACCCAGTTGGGCATGTTCAGCCCCATCGCCCTCCAGTTTGGAGCCTACAGCGCCTACACCCAGGCC ctGATGCAGCAGCAGGCGGCCCTGGTAGCGGCTCACAGTGCCTACCTCAGCCCCATGGCCACCATGGCTGCCGTGCAGATGCAGCACATGGCTGCCATCAATGCCAATGGCCTCATCGCCACCCCCATCACCCCATCCTCAG GAACCAGCACCCCTCCTGCCATCGCTGCCACGCCTGTCTCTGCCATTCCGGCTGCCCTGGGCGTCAACGGCTACAGCCCGGTGCCCACCCAGCCCACTGGGCAGCCTGCCCCTGATGCTCTGTATCCCAACGGGGTTCACCCCTACCCAG CCCAGAGCCCCGCGGCCCCCGTGGACCCCCTGCAGCAGGCCTACGCGGGGATGCAGCACTACACAG CCTACCCAGCAGCCTACAGCCTGGTTGCACCTGCGTTCCCGCAGCCTCCAGCCCTGGTCGCCCAgcagcccccaccaccacctcaacagcagcagcagcagcagcagcagcaacagcagcagcagcaaagagAAG GCCCTGATGGCTGCAACATCTTCATCTACCACCTGCCCCAGGAGTTCACTGACTCAGAGATCCTCCAGATGTTTGTCCCCTTTGGCCACGTCATCTCAGCCAAAGTCTTTGTTGACCGAGCCACCAATCAAAGCAAATGTTTTG GCTTTGTGAGTTTCGACAATCCGGCCAGTGCCCAGGCTGCCATCCAGGCCATGAATGGCTTCCAGATCGGCATGAAGCGCCTCAAAGTCCAGCTAAAGCGGCCTAAGGATGCCAACCGGCCCTACTGA
- the CELF3 gene encoding CUGBP Elav-like family member 3 isoform 1 (isoform 1 is encoded by transcript variant 1), with the protein MKEPDAIKLFVGQIPRHLEEKDLKPIFEQFGRIFELTVIKDKYTGLHKGCAFLTYCARDSALKAQSALHEQKTLPGMNRPIQVKPADSESRGEDRKLFVGMLGKQQTDEDVRKMFEPFGTIDECTVLRGPDGTSKGCAFVKFQTHAEAQAAINTLHSSRTLPGASSSLVVKFADTEKERGLRRMQQVATQLGMFSPIALQFGAYSAYTQALMQQQAALVAAHSAYLSPMATMAAVQMQHMAAINANGLIATPITPSSGTSTPPAIAATPVSAIPAALGVNGYSPVPTQPTGQPAPDALYPNGVHPYPAQSPAAPVDPLQQAYAGMQHYTAAYPAAYSLVAPAFPQPPALVAQQPPPPPQQQQQQQQQQQQQQQREGPDGCNIFIYHLPQEFTDSEILQMFVPFGHVISAKVFVDRATNQSKCFGFVSFDNPASAQAAIQAMNGFQIGMKRLKVQLKRPKDANRPY; encoded by the exons ATGAAGGAGCCGGATGCCATCAAGCTGTTTGTGGGGCAGATCCCGAGGCATCTGGAGGAGAAGGACCTGAAGCCCATCTTCGAACAGTTTGGTCGGATCTTTGAGCTGACTGTCATCAAGGACAAGTACACCGGGCTGCACAAGG GATGTGCCTTCCTGACATACTGTGCCCGGGATTCAGCCCTGAAGGCCCAGAGCGCCCTGCACGAACAGAAGACGCTTCCAGGG aTGAACAGGCCGATCCAGGTCAAGCCAGCCGACAGCGAGAGCCGAGGAG AAGACCGGAAGCTCTTTGTGGGGATGCTAGGGAAGCAGCAGACAGATGAGGACGTCCGGAAGATGTTTGAGCCCTTCGGGACCATCGACGAGTGCACTGTGCTCCGGGGGCCAGATGGCACCAGCAAAG GCTGCGCCTTCGTGAAGTTCCAGACCCACGCTGAGGCCCAGGCGGCCATCAACACCCTTCACAGCAGCCGGACCCTGCCA GGTGCCTCGTCCAGCCTGGTGGTGAAGTTTGCTGACACTGAGAAGGAGCGAGGTCTCCGCCGCATGCAGCAGGTGGCCACCCAGTTGGGCATGTTCAGCCCCATCGCCCTCCAGTTTGGAGCCTACAGCGCCTACACCCAGGCC ctGATGCAGCAGCAGGCGGCCCTGGTAGCGGCTCACAGTGCCTACCTCAGCCCCATGGCCACCATGGCTGCCGTGCAGATGCAGCACATGGCTGCCATCAATGCCAATGGCCTCATCGCCACCCCCATCACCCCATCCTCAG GAACCAGCACCCCTCCTGCCATCGCTGCCACGCCTGTCTCTGCCATTCCGGCTGCCCTGGGCGTCAACGGCTACAGCCCGGTGCCCACCCAGCCCACTGGGCAGCCTGCCCCTGATGCTCTGTATCCCAACGGGGTTCACCCCTACCCAG CCCAGAGCCCCGCGGCCCCCGTGGACCCCCTGCAGCAGGCCTACGCGGGGATGCAGCACTACACAG cagCCTACCCAGCAGCCTACAGCCTGGTTGCACCTGCGTTCCCGCAGCCTCCAGCCCTGGTCGCCCAgcagcccccaccaccacctcaacagcagcagcagcagcagcagcagcaacagcagcagcagcaaagagAAG GCCCTGATGGCTGCAACATCTTCATCTACCACCTGCCCCAGGAGTTCACTGACTCAGAGATCCTCCAGATGTTTGTCCCCTTTGGCCACGTCATCTCAGCCAAAGTCTTTGTTGACCGAGCCACCAATCAAAGCAAATGTTTTG GCTTTGTGAGTTTCGACAATCCGGCCAGTGCCCAGGCTGCCATCCAGGCCATGAATGGCTTCCAGATCGGCATGAAGCGCCTCAAAGTCCAGCTAAAGCGGCCTAAGGATGCCAACCGGCCCTACTGA
- the CELF3 gene encoding CUGBP Elav-like family member 3 isoform 2 (isoform 2 is encoded by transcript variant 2) translates to MGCAFLTYCARDSALKAQSALHEQKTLPGMNRPIQVKPADSESRGEDRKLFVGMLGKQQTDEDVRKMFEPFGTIDECTVLRGPDGTSKGCAFVKFQTHAEAQAAINTLHSSRTLPGASSSLVVKFADTEKERGLRRMQQVATQLGMFSPIALQFGAYSAYTQALMQQQAALVAAHSAYLSPMATMAAVQMQHMAAINANGLIATPITPSSGTSTPPAIAATPVSAIPAALGVNGYSPVPTQPTGQPAPDALYPNGVHPYPAQSPAAPVDPLQQAYAGMQHYTAAYPAAYSLVAPAFPQPPALVAQQPPPPPQQQQQQQQQQQQQQQREGPDGCNIFIYHLPQEFTDSEILQMFVPFGHVISAKVFVDRATNQSKCFGFVSFDNPASAQAAIQAMNGFQIGMKRLKVQLKRPKDANRPY, encoded by the exons ATGG GATGTGCCTTCCTGACATACTGTGCCCGGGATTCAGCCCTGAAGGCCCAGAGCGCCCTGCACGAACAGAAGACGCTTCCAGGG aTGAACAGGCCGATCCAGGTCAAGCCAGCCGACAGCGAGAGCCGAGGAG AAGACCGGAAGCTCTTTGTGGGGATGCTAGGGAAGCAGCAGACAGATGAGGACGTCCGGAAGATGTTTGAGCCCTTCGGGACCATCGACGAGTGCACTGTGCTCCGGGGGCCAGATGGCACCAGCAAAG GCTGCGCCTTCGTGAAGTTCCAGACCCACGCTGAGGCCCAGGCGGCCATCAACACCCTTCACAGCAGCCGGACCCTGCCA GGTGCCTCGTCCAGCCTGGTGGTGAAGTTTGCTGACACTGAGAAGGAGCGAGGTCTCCGCCGCATGCAGCAGGTGGCCACCCAGTTGGGCATGTTCAGCCCCATCGCCCTCCAGTTTGGAGCCTACAGCGCCTACACCCAGGCC ctGATGCAGCAGCAGGCGGCCCTGGTAGCGGCTCACAGTGCCTACCTCAGCCCCATGGCCACCATGGCTGCCGTGCAGATGCAGCACATGGCTGCCATCAATGCCAATGGCCTCATCGCCACCCCCATCACCCCATCCTCAG GAACCAGCACCCCTCCTGCCATCGCTGCCACGCCTGTCTCTGCCATTCCGGCTGCCCTGGGCGTCAACGGCTACAGCCCGGTGCCCACCCAGCCCACTGGGCAGCCTGCCCCTGATGCTCTGTATCCCAACGGGGTTCACCCCTACCCAG CCCAGAGCCCCGCGGCCCCCGTGGACCCCCTGCAGCAGGCCTACGCGGGGATGCAGCACTACACAG cagCCTACCCAGCAGCCTACAGCCTGGTTGCACCTGCGTTCCCGCAGCCTCCAGCCCTGGTCGCCCAgcagcccccaccaccacctcaacagcagcagcagcagcagcagcagcaacagcagcagcagcaaagagAAG GCCCTGATGGCTGCAACATCTTCATCTACCACCTGCCCCAGGAGTTCACTGACTCAGAGATCCTCCAGATGTTTGTCCCCTTTGGCCACGTCATCTCAGCCAAAGTCTTTGTTGACCGAGCCACCAATCAAAGCAAATGTTTTG GCTTTGTGAGTTTCGACAATCCGGCCAGTGCCCAGGCTGCCATCCAGGCCATGAATGGCTTCCAGATCGGCATGAAGCGCCTCAAAGTCCAGCTAAAGCGGCCTAAGGATGCCAACCGGCCCTACTGA
- the CELF3 gene encoding CUGBP Elav-like family member 3 isoform 3 (isoform 3 is encoded by transcript variant 3): MKEPDAIKLFVGQIPRHLEEKDLKPIFEQFGRIFELTVIKDKYTGLHKGCAFLTYCARDSALKAQSALHEQKTLPGMNRPIQVKPADSESRGEDRKLFVGMLGKQQTDEDVRKMFEPFGTIDECTVLRGPDGTSKGCAFVKFQTHAEAQAAINTLHSSRTLPGASSSLVVKFADTEKERGLRRMQQVATQLGMFSPIALQFGAYSAYTQALMQQQAALVAAHSAYLSPMATMAAVQMQHMAAINANGLIATPITPSSAQSPAAPVDPLQQAYAGMQHYTAAYPAAYSLVAPAFPQPPALVAQQPPPPPQQQQQQQQQQQQQQQREGPDGCNIFIYHLPQEFTDSEILQMFVPFGHVISAKVFVDRATNQSKCFGFVSFDNPASAQAAIQAMNGFQIGMKRLKVQLKRPKDANRPY; encoded by the exons ATGAAGGAGCCGGATGCCATCAAGCTGTTTGTGGGGCAGATCCCGAGGCATCTGGAGGAGAAGGACCTGAAGCCCATCTTCGAACAGTTTGGTCGGATCTTTGAGCTGACTGTCATCAAGGACAAGTACACCGGGCTGCACAAGG GATGTGCCTTCCTGACATACTGTGCCCGGGATTCAGCCCTGAAGGCCCAGAGCGCCCTGCACGAACAGAAGACGCTTCCAGGG aTGAACAGGCCGATCCAGGTCAAGCCAGCCGACAGCGAGAGCCGAGGAG AAGACCGGAAGCTCTTTGTGGGGATGCTAGGGAAGCAGCAGACAGATGAGGACGTCCGGAAGATGTTTGAGCCCTTCGGGACCATCGACGAGTGCACTGTGCTCCGGGGGCCAGATGGCACCAGCAAAG GCTGCGCCTTCGTGAAGTTCCAGACCCACGCTGAGGCCCAGGCGGCCATCAACACCCTTCACAGCAGCCGGACCCTGCCA GGTGCCTCGTCCAGCCTGGTGGTGAAGTTTGCTGACACTGAGAAGGAGCGAGGTCTCCGCCGCATGCAGCAGGTGGCCACCCAGTTGGGCATGTTCAGCCCCATCGCCCTCCAGTTTGGAGCCTACAGCGCCTACACCCAGGCC ctGATGCAGCAGCAGGCGGCCCTGGTAGCGGCTCACAGTGCCTACCTCAGCCCCATGGCCACCATGGCTGCCGTGCAGATGCAGCACATGGCTGCCATCAATGCCAATGGCCTCATCGCCACCCCCATCACCCCATCCTCAG CCCAGAGCCCCGCGGCCCCCGTGGACCCCCTGCAGCAGGCCTACGCGGGGATGCAGCACTACACAG cagCCTACCCAGCAGCCTACAGCCTGGTTGCACCTGCGTTCCCGCAGCCTCCAGCCCTGGTCGCCCAgcagcccccaccaccacctcaacagcagcagcagcagcagcagcagcaacagcagcagcagcaaagagAAG GCCCTGATGGCTGCAACATCTTCATCTACCACCTGCCCCAGGAGTTCACTGACTCAGAGATCCTCCAGATGTTTGTCCCCTTTGGCCACGTCATCTCAGCCAAAGTCTTTGTTGACCGAGCCACCAATCAAAGCAAATGTTTTG GCTTTGTGAGTTTCGACAATCCGGCCAGTGCCCAGGCTGCCATCCAGGCCATGAATGGCTTCCAGATCGGCATGAAGCGCCTCAAAGTCCAGCTAAAGCGGCCTAAGGATGCCAACCGGCCCTACTGA
- the CELF3 gene encoding CUGBP Elav-like family member 3 isoform 5 (isoform 5 is encoded by transcript variant 5) has translation MKEPDAIKLFVGQIPRHLEEKDLKPIFEQFGRIFELTVIKDKYTGLHKGCAFLTYCARDSALKAQSALHEQKTLPGMNRPIQVKPADSESRGDRKLFVGMLGKQQTDEDVRKMFEPFGTIDECTVLRGPDGTSKGCAFVKFQTHAEAQAAINTLHSSRTLPGASSSLVVKFADTEKERGLRRMQQVATQLGMFSPIALQFGAYSAYTQALMQQQAALVAAHSAYLSPMATMAAVQMQHMAAINANGLIATPITPSSGTSTPPAIAATPVSAIPAALGVNGYSPVPTQPTGQPAPDALYPNGVHPYPAQSPAAPVDPLQQAYAGMQHYTAAYPAAYSLVAPAFPQPPALVAQQPPPPPQQQQQQQQQQQQQQQREGPDGCNIFIYHLPQEFTDSEILQMFVPFGHVISAKVFVDRATNQSKCFGFVSFDNPASAQAAIQAMNGFQIGMKRLKVQLKRPKDANRPY, from the exons ATGAAGGAGCCGGATGCCATCAAGCTGTTTGTGGGGCAGATCCCGAGGCATCTGGAGGAGAAGGACCTGAAGCCCATCTTCGAACAGTTTGGTCGGATCTTTGAGCTGACTGTCATCAAGGACAAGTACACCGGGCTGCACAAGG GATGTGCCTTCCTGACATACTGTGCCCGGGATTCAGCCCTGAAGGCCCAGAGCGCCCTGCACGAACAGAAGACGCTTCCAGGG aTGAACAGGCCGATCCAGGTCAAGCCAGCCGACAGCGAGAGCCGAGGAG ACCGGAAGCTCTTTGTGGGGATGCTAGGGAAGCAGCAGACAGATGAGGACGTCCGGAAGATGTTTGAGCCCTTCGGGACCATCGACGAGTGCACTGTGCTCCGGGGGCCAGATGGCACCAGCAAAG GCTGCGCCTTCGTGAAGTTCCAGACCCACGCTGAGGCCCAGGCGGCCATCAACACCCTTCACAGCAGCCGGACCCTGCCA GGTGCCTCGTCCAGCCTGGTGGTGAAGTTTGCTGACACTGAGAAGGAGCGAGGTCTCCGCCGCATGCAGCAGGTGGCCACCCAGTTGGGCATGTTCAGCCCCATCGCCCTCCAGTTTGGAGCCTACAGCGCCTACACCCAGGCC ctGATGCAGCAGCAGGCGGCCCTGGTAGCGGCTCACAGTGCCTACCTCAGCCCCATGGCCACCATGGCTGCCGTGCAGATGCAGCACATGGCTGCCATCAATGCCAATGGCCTCATCGCCACCCCCATCACCCCATCCTCAG GAACCAGCACCCCTCCTGCCATCGCTGCCACGCCTGTCTCTGCCATTCCGGCTGCCCTGGGCGTCAACGGCTACAGCCCGGTGCCCACCCAGCCCACTGGGCAGCCTGCCCCTGATGCTCTGTATCCCAACGGGGTTCACCCCTACCCAG CCCAGAGCCCCGCGGCCCCCGTGGACCCCCTGCAGCAGGCCTACGCGGGGATGCAGCACTACACAG cagCCTACCCAGCAGCCTACAGCCTGGTTGCACCTGCGTTCCCGCAGCCTCCAGCCCTGGTCGCCCAgcagcccccaccaccacctcaacagcagcagcagcagcagcagcagcaacagcagcagcagcaaagagAAG GCCCTGATGGCTGCAACATCTTCATCTACCACCTGCCCCAGGAGTTCACTGACTCAGAGATCCTCCAGATGTTTGTCCCCTTTGGCCACGTCATCTCAGCCAAAGTCTTTGTTGACCGAGCCACCAATCAAAGCAAATGTTTTG GCTTTGTGAGTTTCGACAATCCGGCCAGTGCCCAGGCTGCCATCCAGGCCATGAATGGCTTCCAGATCGGCATGAAGCGCCTCAAAGTCCAGCTAAAGCGGCCTAAGGATGCCAACCGGCCCTACTGA